From the genome of Eisenibacter elegans DSM 3317:
AAGTAAATTCAAACGCCTTTTGGTTTTGCCAATCTACGTCTTCTTCGGTAGCCAGTTCGGGAGTGAAGATGGGACGAATTTGCTGAGCTTCGAGATACTCATCAATGCCTTTGCCTACCAATTGGTTTACTTCCTCTACCAATGCGTCTATGCCATACATCTTACGCATGAGGCCTACGGGAACTTTGCCAGGGCGGAAGCCCTTAATTTGGGCACGCTTGCTATATTCCTTTAGTTTTTTTTCGACACCGGGTTGATAATCTCTTTCATTTATCGTAACTTTAATCAAGCCGGTTGTATTGCTGTTTTTTTCGAGAGTAATGTCCAAGGCACTATGAATTTGAGTGGAGAACTGCTTTACAATACAAATAAGCCCCCAACTGTAAAACATTGAGGGCCTAGGGATACAACTTAGTGCGGATGGAGGGAGTCGAACCCACACGCCTCGCGGCGCTAGATCCTAAGTCTAGTGCGTCTACCAATTTCGCCACATCCGCTGATTGTTGTGTAGAAGTGATTGGGAGTGCAAATGTAGTAAAAAAAAATCACTCTGCAACATTCTGTAATTTTTTTTTGCTAACTTATCATCCCTTTTGCCAGAATCTCATTGATGATGATTTTATGAAGGAAAAAATAGAGCCCATGGAAGCACCTGTTTCAGACACCCACCCGGCTCCGGAAGCGGAGCCTTCTGCCCAAGTACAAGCCCTAGAGGCAGAGCGCAAAGAGATACTCAAACGTTATCGCCGCCTGTATAACAGTATCAAGCCTGCCTTTAAGGTAGGAGATGCCAAGCTAATTCGCAAGGCCTTTCAAGTAGCCGCCGACGCACACCGCCACATGCGCCGCAAAAGTGGAGAGCCTTATATTTACCATCCTATCGAGGTAGCGCAAATCGCCATTGATGAGCTAAGCCTAGGGCCTACGGCCATTGCCGCCGCCCTACTACACGATGTGGTAGAAGACACCGAATGGACGCTCGAAGATGTTAGGCGCGACTTTGGCGAGGGCGTAGCCCGCATTGTCGATGGAGTTACCAAAATCCCCTCTTCGTCTGACTACAAACAGGCCGTAAGCTCTTCGCAGCAAGCCGAAAATTTTCGGAAAATGCTCCTGAGTCTCTCTGACGATGTGCGTGTGATTATGATTAAGCTGGCCGACCGCCTACACAATATGCGCACGCTCGAAACTATGCGACGTGATAAACAGCTCAAAATCGTAGCCGAGTCAATGTATGTCTATGCGCCCTTGGCGCACAGGCTCGGGCTATACAAAATCAAGTCAGAGCTAGAAGACCTGTACCTCAAATATACCAACGAAGAAGCATACCGCAGCATTGTAGACCGCCTAGACCGCACCAAGGAACAACGCCAAAAGTTTATCCAAGAGTTTATTGCGCCGCTTGACACAGCCATCAAAAAAGGTGGATTTAAGGCCAAAATCATCGGACGCTCCAAGTCGGTGTATTCTATTTATAATAAAATGCGCAAGCAGAATGTCAGCTTCGATGAAATCTATGACCTCTTTGCCATTCGCATTATCTTAGACAGCGAAGGACCACAAGAAAAAGCAGATTGTTGGACGGTCTACTCTATCGTTACAGACCATTACCACCCCAATTCTCAGCGCTTGCGCGACTGGATCAGCACGCCTCGGGCCAATGGTTATGAATCACTCCATACAACCGTGATGGGGCCGGAGGGCAAATGGGTAGAGGTGCAGATTCGTACCCAACGGATGGATGATATTGCTGAAAAAGGCTATGCCGCCCACTGGAAATATAAGGAGAAAGGTGTGCAATCGCGCAAAAACCGTAAAGGCGAAACCGAAGAGGCAGGGTTGGACGCTTGGCTGCGCATTATCCGAGAGCTTCGTGAGCAAAACCAAGAGCTCAACGCCGTTGATTTTATCAATGAATTTCGGGCAAATCTCTACAGTGAAGAGGTTTTTGTTTTTACGCCAAAGGGAGATCTCAAACGCCTTCCCATAGGGGCTACTGCCCTAGACTTTGCCTTCGAGATTCATACCGAAATCGGTTATCAGTGTCTTGGAGCTAAGGTCAATCAGAAGTTGGTACCGCTAAACCATAAGCTCAACAACGGCGACCAAGTCGAAATCATTACCTCTCGCAAACAAAAACCCAACCGAGATTGGCTCAAGTGGGTCGTCTCGGCGCGTGCTAAGGCCAAAATCAAAGATTTCTTGCGCCACGAAATGCGTGATGCCATTGCCGAAGGGAAAGAAATTATGGCGCGTAAGCTCAAACAGCTCGACCTAGAGTACAGCCCGGAGTTACTGAATCAAATCCGTACTTTCTTTGAGCTAAAGAGCACCAGCGACTTGTTCTTCAATCTTGGCAAAGGATATTTACTGCCCCAGCAGTTGAGCAGATTTGCCAACTGGCTCAATGAACGCAACGACAAGAATGCTGCCTCTCCTAAGGCCGAGGCCAAACCTAACGCCCCCAACAACCCCCAACAAGAATCCTCAGAAGAGGTAAAGGTTTTTTTGTCAAATAAGGATACGCTACTTATTGGCGACCAAAGCCAAATGCCCTACTCTTTGGCTCGTTGTTGCAATCCTATTTTGGGCGACGAGGTGTTTGGGTTTATTACCCTGAAAGACGGAGTCAAAATCCACCGTGCAGATTGCCCCAATGCGCCCGCACTATTGGCCAAATATGGCCATAGGGTCATCAGGGCACGCTGGCAAAATCTCCCAGATGATAAGTCGTTCCTCGTGGGGCTCAAGATAGTAGGCACTGACCGGGTAGGGCTTATCCGAGATCTTACCAAGGTCATCTCTACCAAGCTCAAAGTCAATATCGACTCACTCGAAGTAGGCCGAACCGACACAGGCATCTTTGAGGGTAGTATCGGGCTGTTTGTGCGCGATGTCAATCACCTCGACAATATTCGTGAACTGCTGCGCCGAATTGACGGGGTAGTCAGTGTTGATCGGGTAGACACTGATGAGTAACACCCAAAAACAATCACTCCCTGCAGTCCTGACTTAGGGAATGTAGGGAGTAGATTAGGAAAAATACTATATGCAGTAGACTGCAAATAAGGTGCTTACGCCTTTGTAAGGCAGCGCCTGATTGTGGTATAACGCCGAGATATTGTTTTTAAATATCTCGTTAAATCGGGTTGGGTTACACTTTATAGATCAAAGCCACTGCATGGGCTGCCACTCCTTCTTCACGACCTACAAAACCTAGGCGCTCGGTGGTGGTGGCTTTGACGCTCACATTGGCGACTGGAATTTGCATCACATCTGCCAAACATCGTTGCATCGTATCGATATGAGATTTTAGCTTGGGTGCTTGCAAGCTGACAACAGTATCAATATTGCCAATCTCATACCCAGCTTCTCGAATCAACTCCATCACACGGCGAAGCAAAATCTTGCTGTCGATTCCCTTATACTGTGGGTCGGTATCGGCAAAATGATACCCTATATCGCGCATATTGGCCGCGCCCAACAAGGCATCACAGATGGCGTGGATGAGCACGTC
Proteins encoded in this window:
- a CDS encoding RelA/SpoT family protein encodes the protein MKEKIEPMEAPVSDTHPAPEAEPSAQVQALEAERKEILKRYRRLYNSIKPAFKVGDAKLIRKAFQVAADAHRHMRRKSGEPYIYHPIEVAQIAIDELSLGPTAIAAALLHDVVEDTEWTLEDVRRDFGEGVARIVDGVTKIPSSSDYKQAVSSSQQAENFRKMLLSLSDDVRVIMIKLADRLHNMRTLETMRRDKQLKIVAESMYVYAPLAHRLGLYKIKSELEDLYLKYTNEEAYRSIVDRLDRTKEQRQKFIQEFIAPLDTAIKKGGFKAKIIGRSKSVYSIYNKMRKQNVSFDEIYDLFAIRIILDSEGPQEKADCWTVYSIVTDHYHPNSQRLRDWISTPRANGYESLHTTVMGPEGKWVEVQIRTQRMDDIAEKGYAAHWKYKEKGVQSRKNRKGETEEAGLDAWLRIIRELREQNQELNAVDFINEFRANLYSEEVFVFTPKGDLKRLPIGATALDFAFEIHTEIGYQCLGAKVNQKLVPLNHKLNNGDQVEIITSRKQKPNRDWLKWVVSARAKAKIKDFLRHEMRDAIAEGKEIMARKLKQLDLEYSPELLNQIRTFFELKSTSDLFFNLGKGYLLPQQLSRFANWLNERNDKNAASPKAEAKPNAPNNPQQESSEEVKVFLSNKDTLLIGDQSQMPYSLARCCNPILGDEVFGFITLKDGVKIHRADCPNAPALLAKYGHRVIRARWQNLPDDKSFLVGLKIVGTDRVGLIRDLTKVISTKLKVNIDSLEVGRTDTGIFEGSIGLFVRDVNHLDNIRELLRRIDGVVSVDRVDTDE
- the ispF gene encoding 2-C-methyl-D-erythritol 2,4-cyclodiphosphate synthase, whose protein sequence is MNQFRIGQGYDVHKLEEGQDFWIGGIKVPHHQGAVGHSDADVLIHAICDALLGAANMRDIGYHFADTDPQYKGIDSKILLRRVMELIREAGYEIGNIDTVVSLQAPKLKSHIDTMQRCLADVMQIPVANVSVKATTTERLGFVGREEGVAAHAVALIYKV